In Bacillota bacterium, a genomic segment contains:
- a CDS encoding isoprenylcysteine carboxylmethyltransferase family protein: protein MTQSKSVFLRAKECASLSLPETLYKIRGILPLPLLLLSILWSRPNPQSLTWGLVLVAGGELVRLWVAGFLGGQPIEQRDGLPLVEHGPYSLMRHPRQIGNFLIGMGLSVAANWWIGYLLYFGYCLLVIRVLIPVEEDVLVASYGDEYRQYCARVHRFRPKVSKAILSREGFAGKDAFASERSMLFFIAAIGACFAAKCLFLVTG, encoded by the coding sequence ATGACCCAGTCAAAAAGCGTGTTCCTAAGGGCAAAGGAGTGCGCCTCCCTGTCGTTGCCTGAAACGCTGTACAAGATCCGGGGGATCCTGCCTTTGCCTCTACTGTTACTCAGCATCCTGTGGTCTCGTCCGAATCCCCAGTCCTTGACCTGGGGTTTGGTCCTGGTTGCAGGGGGAGAACTAGTTCGCCTCTGGGTAGCGGGGTTTCTCGGTGGACAGCCAATAGAGCAACGGGACGGGTTGCCCTTAGTGGAGCATGGTCCCTATAGTTTGATGCGGCATCCCCGCCAGATTGGGAATTTCCTCATTGGGATGGGATTAAGTGTCGCTGCAAACTGGTGGATCGGATACCTGCTCTATTTCGGCTATTGCCTCCTTGTGATTCGGGTATTGATTCCCGTGGAAGAGGATGTCTTGGTGGCCAGCTATGGTGATGAGTATCGCCAATATTGTGCTAGGGTACATCGCTTTCGTCCGAAGGTTAGCAAGGCCATCCTTAGCCGAGAGGGTTTTGCCGGGAAAGATGCCTTTGCCAGCGAGCGGTCGATGCTGTTCTTCATCGCTGCTATTGGGGCATGTTTTGCTGCAAAATGTTTGTTTCTGGTAACGGGATAG